The nucleotide sequence CGAGCGCCGCTGCTCGCGCGTGATCGCCGTCGCGGATGTCGCGGGGGCTGCCTTTCGAGCGAGCGCGCCCTCGACGAGGTTCTCGTCCCCGGTCTGCCTCGTCTGCGCGTCGTTCATGCCGCCGTCCACGTCTGCCTCGAGCTCGCCGAAACCCCCGAGCTCGCCATCTGCCATCGTTGCCATGCGCTGCCTCCCGCTGGTCCTTCCGTACTGCGCGCGCACGTCCCCCTGCCCGTTCGGAGACCGGTCCGGACGAGTGCAAGGGTCCTGCTCCCTGGAACTACAATTTTCGTCGTCACCGATGGAGGACGGTCCAGCCGTCCTCCATCGGCATGAAATCAGCCCCGAGGCGTCAACCGCGACGCCGCGGAAAATCTTCTTTGTCGACCCCTCAGGAGCCTGCCGCCGCTGCCCTCCGCGAGAGCCGAGCCTGGGCCATCAAGCGCTCTTCGATCGACGAGAGCTTGGCCACGAGGTCGGTGGCGAGCCTCTCCGCCATGGAGAGCTCCTGATGTATGGCGCGGTCGCTCGTCTCGCTTCGTCGCTCCTTGGCTGCGTCACGAAGCGCGTCGAAGACCTTGCCGATCGTCCGCTCGAGCTCCTCGATGTCACCCCGCACGAAGAGGAACTCCCGCTGGATCTCCTCGATCGTGTAGTCCTGCGCCATCATCTCTTTGATGCGCTGGATCTGCCTGACCACCGTCGCCGGGTAGAGCCCTTGCGAGCCCTGGTGCTTGCCCTTCTTGCCCACCCGGACGCTCCGGGGCAGCAGGCCGAGCTGCACGTACTTCCGCAGCGTGGCCTCGCTGAATTTGATCCCGTGAGCGGCGAAGATGTCGAGGATCTCGGCCGACGTGATGCCCTGTCCGTGTTCGCGTTCGAGACGTTCGAGCGCGTCGTCCGAGATCCGCTGCAAGGTGCCCTCCGCCCCGTCCGGGGCAGCTCCCTAACGACGCTCGTGAATGTATTCCACTCAGTAGAATACAGTCAATCTAACGGACGATGATTATTTCCGGGTGCACGAAGACCCGGCACATCCCGCATTTTCCGATGCTCGCTAGGACATTGTTGGTCCGCCCGTAGATCGTTTTTTCTTGATCATTTTGTGCATCTGAGGATCCCCCCCGAACCCGTCAATTGGTGCATCTCCCTACACAGCCTGCCCCTTTCCGGACGACTGATAGGCTTGCTCCCTCTCATGGCAGACAAAAACCCCGACCCTCCCACGCGGGTCCTGCGGGACGTGAACGCGCGCGGCGTGCGCATGCGCGTCCTCGAGGCGGGCTCGGGGCCCGCGCTCCTGCTCGTGCACGGCTTCCTCGTGAGCCACCGCTCGTTCGACGACATCATCGACACGCTCGCGATGCGCTTCCACGTCATCGCGCCGGACCTGCCCGGCTTCGGCGAGAGCGAGAAGCCGAGCCCGACGCGTTATCCGTACGGGATCGAAGCATTCGCCGAGTCGATGGCCGACCTCATCGCCGCCTTCGGCGTCGGTCGCGCCTCCGTCGTCGGCCACGCGATGGGCGCGGCCGTCGCGCTCACGCTCGCAGCCGAGCACCCCGAGCTCGTGACGCGCCTCGTCGTGGAGGACGCGCTCTGTTACCCGTTCCCGCTGAGCTTCCGCGCCCGCTTGCCCCTCATGCCCGTGCTCGGCGGCGCGATCTTCAAGCAGCTCTACGGCCGCGGCACCTTCCGCGCCTACTTCCGCGACGAGTTCTTCCGCTCCGGAGCCGCGCTGCCCACCGAGCGCATCGACCAGCACTACGACTTCTTCAACGGCCCCTCGGCCCGCGAAAGCGCGTACGCGGTCCTCCGCTCCATCCTCGACACGCGCCCGATCGTCGCGCGTATCACGCGCATCACGACGCCCACGCTCGTCGTGTGGGGCCGCGACGATCGCATCTTCCCCGCAGCCTCCGCGTTGCGCCTCGCCCGCGAGCTCCCCTCGGCGAAGCTCGCGATCCTCGACGCCGCGCACGCGCCACACGAGGAGCGCCCGCGCGAGTTCGCCGAGCTCGCCCTGCAATTCTTGGAGGGCAAACGGTGAAGCTCCGCGAGGCCGCGCGGACGTTGCTTCGGAGCCCCGCACCACGCTCGGGTCTCATCCTCGTGCTCGGCCTCGTCGGCTTCTCGATCCTCGGCCCCCTCGTCATCCCCCACGATCCCAACACGAGCGACTTCTCCCTCACGCGTGACGCGCTCGGCGCGCCCCCCGGCCCTTCACGCGCCCACCTCCTCGGCACCGACGCGCTCTACCGCGACGTGCTCGCGCGCCTCGCCCACGGCGGAAGGCTCTCGCTCGGCATCGCGGCGCTCGCCACGTTGATCGCCACGCTCGTCGGCACGCTCGTCGGCGTGACGGCCGGTTACGCCGCGCGCACGCGCGCCGCGGCGCTCGACGTCGCGCTCATGCGGATCGTCGACGTCCTGCTCGCGCTCCCGTTCCTGCTCGTCGTCACCGCCATCGGCGCGTTCGTCGGCCGCTCCGACACGCTCACCGTGCTCTGCGTGCTCGGCCTCTCGGGCTGGGGCGGCTTCGCGCGTGTCCTCCGCGCGAAGACGATGCAGATCCGCGGCCTCTCCTTCATCACGGCCGCGCGCGCGCTCGGCGCGGGACACGTGCGTATCGTCCTTCGCCACGTCCTGCCGAACGCCGCGAGCTCCATCGCCGTGCTCGCCACGACGAGCATCGGGCAGATGATGCTCGCCGAGGCCGTGCTCGGTTACCTCTCGCTCGGCGTGCCGCCGCCCGAGGCCACCTGGGGCCGCATGTTGCACGAGGCCGAGCCCTTCGTCGGCACGCGCCTCGGCCTCGTCGCCGCCCCCGCGATCGCCATCCTGCTCTCGGTGCTCGCCTTCGGCCGCGTCGGCGAGGCTCTCCGTGAAGCGCTCGAAGCTCCGTCGGGACAACCCCTCTCGAAGTCGCGTTTGCCGGCCGACCTCCTGCTCGTCGCCGCCGCGCTCCTGCTCGTCGCGGTCATCCGCCCCGCGCCCGTCGCGCCGCCGCTCGCCGCGTCACCTCCGCCCGATCGCCTGCCGATACGCGGCGGCACGCTCCGCATCGCCACCCTCGTCAACGTGCGCACGCTCGATCCCGCGCTCGCCTACGACGAGGCCGCGACGGCGCTCACCGACCTCGTCTTCGCGCGCCTCGTGACCTTCGCGGAAGACGGCCGCGTCGTCCCCGAGCTCGCGCGTGACATCCAGATCTCGAGCGATGGCCGCACCTACACCTTCTTCCTCCGCGACAACGTCGTCTTCCACGACGGCGCGCCTCTCCGCGCCGCCGACGTCGCGCGCTCGCTCGAGCGCACGCTCCACCCGCGCACGCCCTGCCCCGCCGCGAGCCACTACGCCTCCATCCTCGGTTTCTCCGCCTTTCACGCGGGGAAAACGCCCCGCCTCGAAGGCGTACGCGTCACGGGTGACCTCACCGTGGAGATCACGCTCGAGCGCTCCGACCCGACGTTCCTCCCGCTGCTCACGCTCGCCTTCGCCGCGCCCGTGTGCCCATCGTCCGGCACCACCGTCGACGCCGCTCGCCCTCCTCCGCCTTGCGGCGCCGGACCTTTTCGCCTCGCGTCATGGGAGCCCGAGGGGCCGATCCGCCTCGCGCGACACGCCGCGTACTTCGAGCCCGGCAAGCCGTACCTCGACGCGATCGAGTGGCACACGAGCGAGCGCTCCACGACGCAACGCTTCAAGTTCGAACGCGGCGCGCTCGACTACACGCGTGATCTCGGCAGCCAGGACGCCGCCCTCTACCGCGCGAGCCCCGCATGGGCCGGGCAACACGCGTTCTCGCCTTCCCGCGCGACGAACGCGATCTTCATGAACACCGAGCTCCCGCCCTTCGACGTGCGCGCGGTGCGCCGCGCCGTCGCGCTCGCGATCGATCCGAGCGTGCTCGAGAAGGTCCGCGGCGAAGCGCGCGCCACCTCGCGTGTGCTGCCCGAAGGCATCCCCGGCGCCGAAGGTCTCCCCTCGATGCGCCGCCACGACCTCGCCGCGGCGCTCGAAGAGATGCGACACGCGGGCTACCCCTTCGATCCGGCGACGGGACGCGGCGGCTACCCGCACCCCGTCGACTACCTCGCGCCCGCCGACACCTTCGAGCAACAGGCCGCCGAGATCTTCGCGCAGCAGCTCGCGCGGATCGGCATCCGCGTTCGCCTCCGGCTCACGAGTTACGCGACGTACCTCGCCGAAGCTTCCCGCAGGCGCACGACCCCCATGGGATGGGCCGGCTGGAAGGCCGACTTCCCCGATCCCGGAAACTTCTTCGAACCCACGCTCTCCTCGCGCGCGATCGACGACGAGCACTCGCAGAACTACGCCTTCTTCGCGCACGAAGAGCTCGACCGCGTGCTCGCCGCGGCCTCGAGCGAGCGTGATCCCGAGGCGCGTCGTCGCCTCTTCTTGCGCGCCGAAGAGATCGTCCGCGACGAGGCCCCGTGGGCGCCGACGTACTCCCCGCGTGTCTTCGAGATCTGGCAGCCCTACCTGCGTGGCTACGCGCCGCACCCGATCGTCCCGCAGCGCTTCCGCGACGCATGGATCGACGCGACCGCCCTCGCCGAGAGGCACGCGCGCGTGAAGCTCGGGCCCGCGTCCCTCTTGCTCCCGTTCGCCTCGCGACGAGGTCGCCCATGAGGAAAAACCTCGCGCGTGTGGCGCAACGCGTCGGCTGGGCGCTCGTGGTCGTGTACGGCGTGACGCTGGTGTCGTTCGCCCTCGTCCACGTGCTGCCCGGCGACCCGGTGCGTTTGCTCGTCGGACCGCAGGCCTCCGCGCGAGACGTCGCGCGCGCGCGCGAGGTCTACGGGCATGGAGGCCCGCTCGGCGTGCAGTACCTGCGCTTCCTGCGAAGGCTCGTGCACACCGGCGCGGGCCCCACCGCCGAAGCACGCAAGGACCTGGAGCACCGGAGCTGCGCGGCGCTCGGGCCCGTGCATTTCGACCTCGGGCACAGCTTCCATTACCGGCGGCCCGTCGTGGACCTCGTGGCGGCGAAGCTCCCTCGATCCCTCGAGCTCGCGCTCGCCGCGCTCCTCGTGCAGCTCACCGTGGGCCTCGGCCTCGGCATCACCACGGCCGCGCGGCGAGGCACGCGCTGGGACGAGCTCGGCGCGGGCCTGTCCTTGCTCGGCATCAGCGCGCCCACGTTCCTCACCGGGCTCGCGCTTCAGTACTTGCTCGCGCATCGCCTCGGCCTGCTCCCCTACGACGGGATCGGAAAAACCCCCGGCGAGCACCTGCGTTCGCTCGTGCTCCCGGCCCTCACGCTCGGCATCTACGGGAGCGCGCTCTACGCGCGCCTCGTGCGCGCCGAGCTCGGCGCCGCGCTCGCCGAGGACCACGTGCGCATGGCCCTCGCCAAGGGCGCCTCGCGCGCGCGGGCCCTCGTCGTGCACGGCCTGCGCACCGCGCTCGTCCCGGTCACGACGCTCGCCGTGCTCGATCTCGGCGCGCTCGTCGGCGGCGCCGTCGTGACCGAGCGCCTCTTCCGCTGGCCCGGCATGGGACAGATGGCCGTCGAGTCGCTCCTGAACCGCGACGGCCCCGTCATCGTCGCGACGGTCCTCGTGGCCTCGATCGCCGTCGTGCTCTCGACCTTGCTCGTCGACCTGCTCGCGCCGCTCCTCGATCCGCGAATCGATCGCGACACGAAGAACGGCGGCTGATCACATCCCCGCGAGCGCGCGACACTCGGCGCCGCGGGCCGACTCGCCGGCGATCTCGGCGCACTTGCGGAACGCCGAAGCGCCGCCGCCCGCCGCGCCGAGCAGGTACCAGGCCTCCGCGCTGCCCGGCGACTGCTGCGTGTACTGCTTCGCGAGCTGCCGCGCCTTGCCCATGTTGCCGGCCTCCATCGCCTTCTGGATCCGCACCGGCAGCGGGCCCGAGTCGTCGACGGGCGCGGGCGCAGGCTCCGTCGGCGCGGGAGCGTCCCCGCCCGAGGGTTTGCCCGTAGAGACCGGCGCCGCCGACGGGCTCGCCGTGGGCTCTGCCGTCGGCGCGGCCGTGGGCTCCGCTGTCGGCGTGGTCGTCGGCGTCGGCGCGGGCGGAGGGGCCTGCGTCGTCGCCGCGGGCACGGCCGCCTTCTGCGTGTTCGTCGCCGGCGCGGGGGGCGTGGGCAGCGGCTGCGTGGCCGCCGTCTTCGCGTCGGTTTTTCCCGACAGATTCTGCTTCACCACCCCGATCACCACGAGCACGGCGAGCACGGCGAGCACGCCGACGACGATCTTCATCATCCGCGCCTGACGCGCGCGTTGCTCCGGCGACGGGCCGATCGGCAGCACGTCGCTCGACGGAGGTGGCTCGCTGAAGCGCGCCATCTCCGTGCTCGCCGCATCCTCTTGCAGCTCGCCCGCCCCTTCCGCGTCGGCCCCCTCCACGAACGCCGCCGCGCCCTCCTCGCTCGTGTTCTCCTCCGCCGGCGCCGCCTCTGCCTCTGCGGGCGCCGCCTCTTGCTCCGGCGCGGCCTCTTCCGCGGCAGGCGCCGCGCCCTCGTTCGTCGCCGGCGCCTCGGCTGGCGCCTCTTCCCGCGTCGCCTCGGCCGTCGCCTCTTCCTGCGTCGCCTCCGCTTCC is from Polyangium spumosum and encodes:
- a CDS encoding ABC transporter substrate-binding protein — encoded protein: MKLREAARTLLRSPAPRSGLILVLGLVGFSILGPLVIPHDPNTSDFSLTRDALGAPPGPSRAHLLGTDALYRDVLARLAHGGRLSLGIAALATLIATLVGTLVGVTAGYAARTRAAALDVALMRIVDVLLALPFLLVVTAIGAFVGRSDTLTVLCVLGLSGWGGFARVLRAKTMQIRGLSFITAARALGAGHVRIVLRHVLPNAASSIAVLATTSIGQMMLAEAVLGYLSLGVPPPEATWGRMLHEAEPFVGTRLGLVAAPAIAILLSVLAFGRVGEALREALEAPSGQPLSKSRLPADLLLVAAALLLVAVIRPAPVAPPLAASPPPDRLPIRGGTLRIATLVNVRTLDPALAYDEAATALTDLVFARLVTFAEDGRVVPELARDIQISSDGRTYTFFLRDNVVFHDGAPLRAADVARSLERTLHPRTPCPAASHYASILGFSAFHAGKTPRLEGVRVTGDLTVEITLERSDPTFLPLLTLAFAAPVCPSSGTTVDAARPPPPCGAGPFRLASWEPEGPIRLARHAAYFEPGKPYLDAIEWHTSERSTTQRFKFERGALDYTRDLGSQDAALYRASPAWAGQHAFSPSRATNAIFMNTELPPFDVRAVRRAVALAIDPSVLEKVRGEARATSRVLPEGIPGAEGLPSMRRHDLAAALEEMRHAGYPFDPATGRGGYPHPVDYLAPADTFEQQAAEIFAQQLARIGIRVRLRLTSYATYLAEASRRRTTPMGWAGWKADFPDPGNFFEPTLSSRAIDDEHSQNYAFFAHEELDRVLAAASSERDPEARRRLFLRAEEIVRDEAPWAPTYSPRVFEIWQPYLRGYAPHPIVPQRFRDAWIDATALAERHARVKLGPASLLLPFASRRGRP
- a CDS encoding ABC transporter permease, with the translated sequence MRKNLARVAQRVGWALVVVYGVTLVSFALVHVLPGDPVRLLVGPQASARDVARAREVYGHGGPLGVQYLRFLRRLVHTGAGPTAEARKDLEHRSCAALGPVHFDLGHSFHYRRPVVDLVAAKLPRSLELALAALLVQLTVGLGLGITTAARRGTRWDELGAGLSLLGISAPTFLTGLALQYLLAHRLGLLPYDGIGKTPGEHLRSLVLPALTLGIYGSALYARLVRAELGAALAEDHVRMALAKGASRARALVVHGLRTALVPVTTLAVLDLGALVGGAVVTERLFRWPGMGQMAVESLLNRDGPVIVATVLVASIAVVLSTLLVDLLAPLLDPRIDRDTKNGG
- a CDS encoding MerR family transcriptional regulator; this translates as MQRISDDALERLEREHGQGITSAEILDIFAAHGIKFSEATLRKYVQLGLLPRSVRVGKKGKHQGSQGLYPATVVRQIQRIKEMMAQDYTIEEIQREFLFVRGDIEELERTIGKVFDALRDAAKERRSETSDRAIHQELSMAERLATDLVAKLSSIEERLMAQARLSRRAAAAGS
- a CDS encoding alpha/beta fold hydrolase, translating into MADKNPDPPTRVLRDVNARGVRMRVLEAGSGPALLLVHGFLVSHRSFDDIIDTLAMRFHVIAPDLPGFGESEKPSPTRYPYGIEAFAESMADLIAAFGVGRASVVGHAMGAAVALTLAAEHPELVTRLVVEDALCYPFPLSFRARLPLMPVLGGAIFKQLYGRGTFRAYFRDEFFRSGAALPTERIDQHYDFFNGPSARESAYAVLRSILDTRPIVARITRITTPTLVVWGRDDRIFPAASALRLARELPSAKLAILDAAHAPHEERPREFAELALQFLEGKR